A single Mustela lutreola isolate mMusLut2 chromosome X, mMusLut2.pri, whole genome shotgun sequence DNA region contains:
- the SATL1 gene encoding spermidine/spermine N(1)-acetyltransferase-like protein 1, whose amino-acid sequence MNQLGVNQSGIKESSLPDMNQPGMSQPGTSLFGTNQLDINQPNASLTDMNQLSMTQPGRSQSGRSQPGTCRPGLSQLGLSQPALSQLGMNQPSMRQPYSSQFSTSQQSMRQLGPSQPFTSQPGPRQPGLSQFSISQSGMRQPGWSQSGPSQAGTSQSGTSHAGMNQPSPSQPGMKQPGRSQSGMRQPGKSQSGMRQPNKNSFRVRPAEAHDCPEILRLIKELASCENMLDSVKLTVTDLLRDGFGDNPLFYCLIAEVHNQQKPSGKVTVGFAMYYFTYDPWIGKLLYLEDFYVIQAYRGLGIGAEMLKRLSQIAIRSQCNCMHFLVVIWNQASIDYYTRRGALDLSSEEGWHLFRFNREELMDMAKEE is encoded by the exons ATGAATCAACTGGGCGTGAACCAATCAGGCATCAAAGAATCAAGCTTACCAGACATGAACCAACCAGggatgagccagccaggcacaagCTTATTTGGTACAAACCAACTGGACATAAATCAACCAAATGCAAGCTTAACTGACATGAACCAACTGAGCATGACACAACCGGGGAGAAGTCAATCAGGCAGAAGTCAACCAGGCACATGCCGTCCAGGTTTGAGCCAACTAGGCCTGAGCCAACCAGCCCTAAGCCAACTAGGCATGAACCAACCAAGCATGAGGCAACCATACTCGAGCCAATTCAGCACAAGTCAACAAAGCATGAGGCAACTAGGCCCAAGCCAACCATTCACAAGTCAACCAGGCCCGAGGCAACCAGGCCTGAGCCAATTCAGTATCAGTCAATCTGGCATGAGGCAACCAGGCTGGAGCCAATCAGGCCCAAGTCAAGCAGGAACAAGCCAATCAGGAACAAGTCATGCAGGTATGAATCAACCAAGTCCAAGCCAACCAGGCATGAAGCAACCGGGCAGAAGCCAATCAGGCATGAGGCAACCGGGCAAAAGCCAATCAGGCATGAGGCAACCAAACAAGAATTCTTTCCGAGTAAGACCTGCAGAGGCTCATGACTGCCCAGAAATCCTGCGCCTAATTAAA gaattggctTCCTGTGAAAACATGTTAGATTCAGTGAAGTTAACAGTAACAG ACTTACTCAGGGATGGCTTTGGGGACAATCCCCTTTTCTACTGCCTAATTGCAGAAGTACACAATCAACAAAAACCATCAG GCAAAGTGACTGTTGGATTTGCCATGTACTATTTTACATACGACCCCTGGATTGGCAAGTTACTTTACCTAGAGGACTTTTATGTCATACAAGCTTACCGAG GTCTAGGTATTGGAGCTGAAATGCTGAAGAGGTTAAGTCAG ataGCCATCAGAAGCCAATGTAACTGCATGCATTTTCTTGTTGTCATTTGGAACCAGGCTTCTATTGACTACTACACTCGTCGAGGGGCCTTAGACCTTTCTTCTGAAGAGGGCTGGCATCTATTCAGGTTTAACAGAGAAGAACTCATGGATATGGCAAAGGAAGAGTGA